In the genome of Diaphorobacter sp. HDW4A, the window TGAGCGGTGAGGCGGTATCCCGCACCGCGCACAGTCTCGATCATCGTCGAGGCACCGCCCAGCGCTTCGCGCAGGCGCTTGACGTGCACATCCACGGTGCGCTCTTCGATGAACACATGATCACCCCAGACCTTGTCGAGCAGCTGAGCTCGGCTGTGCACCCGCTCGGAATGCTTCATCAAAAAGTGCAGCAGCTTGAACTCGGTCGGGCCCACCTTGAGGCCCTGCCCCTGATAGCTCACGCGGTAGGTGCCCGCGTCGAGTGTCAGCTCGCCAATGGACACGCTATCGCTCACCTGCTCGGGTGCTCGACGACGCAGCACGGCGCGGATGCGCGCGAGCAACTCCTGCGTGGAGAACGGCTTGGTGATGTAGTCGTCGGCACCTGCATCGAGCCCCGCGACCTTGTCCGGCTCATCGCCGCGCGCGGTCAGCATCAGGATCGGGATCGGCTTGGTGCGCGGGTCGGCGCGCCACTTGCGGGCCAGTTGCAGGCCGCTTTGGCCCGGCAGCATCCAGTCGAGCAGGATCACGTCGGGCAGCACGGCATCCAGCTCACGCTGGGCTGAGTCACCGTCTTCGGCCCAGATGGGCTGAAAGCCGTTATGACGCAGGTTGACGGCGACCAGTTCGGCAATCGCCGACTCGTCTTCGACGATCAGAACGCGAGGTAGTTTCTTCATCTAACGCACCGCCCTTTCAACCAACTGTCGACTCGATTTCATCCATCGCAGTGTGGCGCACATCCTTGCCCTTGACCAGATAGATGATGAGTTCGGCCACATTCTTGGAGTGGTCTCCGATGCGCTCGATGGCCTTGGCCAGGAACAGCAGATCGAGGCTTGGCGAGATCATGCGCGGGTCTTCCATCATGTAGGTGACCAGCTTGCGCACGAACCCGTCGAACTCCTTGTCGATCAGATCGTCTTCTTTCAGGATGTCGAGCGCCGCCTTGGTATCGAGGCGCGCAAAGGCGTCCAGCGCCTTGCGCAGCAGACCCGAGGCCAGATCAGCGGCCATGCGCAGATCGCTCGAGGGCAGCGAACGGGCCGAGCCGCTTTCAATGATCGAGCGCACCATGCGCGCCATGCGCGTGGCTTCGTCGCCCATGCGTTCGAGGTTGGCGATGGCCTTGCTGAACGCAATCAACAGGCGCAGGTCGCGCGCTGTCGGCTGACGGCGCGCGATGATGCTGGACAGCTCGTGGTCAATTTCCACTTCCATGCTGTTCACGCGCTGCTCGATGGCTTCCACTTGCTGCACCGCTTCGATGCTGAAGTGCGACAGCGCATAGATGGCCTGGCGGATCTGCGACTCGACGAGACCGCCGAGCTCCATCACGCGCGAGGAGACGCTGTTGAGTTCGCTGTCGAACTGCGAGGAGAGGTGTTTGTCTGGCATGCTTTTTATCTCCTTGGTATCCATCAGCCGAAACGGCCGGTGATGTAGTCTTCGGTTTCCTTGCGCTGCGGCTTGAAGAACATCTGTTCCGTATCGCCGAACTCGACCAGATCGCCCAGGTACATGTAGGCGGTGTAGTCGCTGCAACGGGCGGCCTGCTGCATGTTGTGGGTCACGATGACGACGGTGTAGTCGTTCTTCAGTTCCGCGATCAGCTCTTCGACCTTGGCGGTCGAGATAGGATCCAATGCCGAGCAAGGTTCGTCAAGCAGCAGCACTTCAGGCTTGATCGCAATGCCGCGTGCGATGCACAGACGCTGCTGCTGGCCACCCGAAAGACCCGAGCCGCTCTGGTGCAGCTTGTCCTTCACTTCGGTCCACAGAGCCGCCTTGCGCAGCGCCCATTCAACGCGCTCATCCATGTCGGTGGCGTTCAGACTCTCGAAAAGCTTCACACCGAAGGCGATGTTGTCATAGATGGACATCGGGAAAGGCGTGGGCTTCTGGAACACCATGCCGACCTTGGCACGGATCAACGCCACGTCCTGCTTGGAGGTGAGCAGATTCTCGCCGTCCAGAATGATCTCGCCTTCGGCGCGCTGCTCGGGATAGAGCTCGAACATGCGGTTGAAGGTGCGCAGCAGCGTGGACTTGCCACAGCCCGATGGGCCGATGAACGCGGTCACCTTGTTCTCGGGGATCTCAAGGTTGATGCCCTTGAGCGCGTGGAACTTACCGTAGTAGAAGTTCAGGTTGCGCACCGTGATCTTCGAGGTGTTGGCCGACAGACTGTTCTTGATGGGAGCCATGATGAGGGTTTCCTCTTCTCTTGGATTCTTGAATTCGTTAAGTGGGTCGTGTCACTTCTGGCGTGTGACGAATCGGGCCAGAATGTTCAGCCCCAGCACAGCCAGCGTGATCAGGAACACACCGGCCCATGCCAGGTGTTGCCAGTTCTCGTATGGGCTCATTGCGAACTTGAAGATCGTGACCGGCAGGCTGGCCATGGGCTTACCCAGATCGCCATTCCAGAACTGGTTGTTCAGCGCGGTGAAGAGCAGTGGAGCCGTTTCACCGGCGATGCGGGCCACGGCCAGCAGCACACCGGTGATCACACCGGCGCGGGCGGCGCGCAGCGTCACCATCGTGATGACCTTCCACTTGGGCGTTCCGAGCGCATAAGCCGCTTCACGCAGACTCGACGGCACCAGCACCAGCATGTTCTCGGTGGTGCGGATCACCACCGGAATCACAATCAGCGCCAGCGCCAGAATGCCGGCGTAAGCCGAGAAGCTCTTGAAACGCGCCACCACGATGGCGTAGACGAACAAACCAATCACGATGGACGGTGCCGACAGCAGAATGTCGTTCACGAAGCGCGTGACCGACGCCAGCCATCCGCGCGGATCGTACTCGGCCAGATACACACCAGCCATGATGCCGATCGGCGTGCCAACGAAAGTGGCGAGACCCACCATCACCACCGAACCGAAGATCGCGTTGGCGATACCGCCTTCGTCATTGGGAGGTGGCGTCATTTCGGTGAACAGCGTCATGCTGAGACCGCCGATACCGAGACGCAGGGTTTCCCAGAGAATCCAGACCAGCCAGAACACACCGAAAGCCATGGCTGCCAGAGACAACGCCAGAGCGATCTGGTTCACACGATTGCGGCGAGCGAAACGGGCAGCGCGCACGTTGGCAATATCCTGCGCGGCGATGAGTTTTGCGGATGTTGCAGTGGTATTCATGAACGCGCTCCTTCAGACTTCTTCAGGCGATTGAGCAGCAGCTTGGAGAGCGTCAGCACGACAAAGGTGATGAAGAACAGAACCAGCCCCAGATAGATCAGCGACGCCTGATGCAGACCCTCACCCGCTTCAGCGAATTCGTTGGCCAGCGCCGAGGTGATGCTGTTGGCGGCCTCGAAGACCGACAGCGAGTTGAGCTGGTTCATGTTGCCGATCACGAAGGTCACGGCCATGGTTTCACCCAGAGCGCGACCCAGACCCAGCATCACGCCACCGAGCACACCTGCCTTGGTGTAAGGCAGAACGACCTTCCAGACCACTTCCCAGGTCGTGGAGCCGAGGCCGTAGGCCGATTCCTTGAGGAGCGCGGGCGTCACTTCGAACACGTCGCGCATCACCGAGGCGATGAACGGAATGATCATGATCGCGAGGATGATGCCAGCAGACAGGATGCCGATGCCAACCGGAGGGCCCGAAACCAGCGCACCAAAGAATGGCACGCCGTTGAACATCTTTTGCAGCGGCATCTGAACGTAGGTCGCCAGAATCGGGCCGAAGACCATCAGGCCCCACATGCCGTACACGATGGAGGGAACTGCCGCCAGCAATTCAATGGCGGTGCCCAGCGGGCGCTTGAGCCAGGCTGGGGAGAGTTCGGTGAGAAACAGCGCAATGCCGAAACTCACCGGCACGGCGATCAGCAGCGCGATGGCCGATGTCGCCAGCGTGCCGTAGATCATCACCAGACCGCCGTACTCGTTGTTCACGGGGTCCCAGACGCTGCTGGTGAGGAAGCCGAGGCCGTACTTGGTGATCGATGGCCAGGCACCATGGACCAGAGAAATGAGAATGCCGATCAGCAGCATCAGTGTGAGCAACGCAGCGCCGCGTGCACACCAGCCGAAGATACGGTCGACAAGCGCGCCGGACAGGGGCGGCCTGCGTGGTGGGGGGGATTTTCTAGACACTCTTTCCACATCCTTCAAGGAAGAATTGGATGATGATACGGGCAGCGTTGTTGACACTTCAGTCGCCTTGGAAAGGTTTCGAAATCCGAAAAGACTTGCGAAGAACTTCGAGCTTCGCCCCGCGACAACCGGAATATGACATTCTGATCATCTGCGAGGCGAAATGCACTTTTATCGTGCCTTTTGATTCAACGGTCGTTTCACCAATTACTTCACTTCAATCGACTTGCCGGAAGCGTCCTTGATGTCGGCCCACGCCTTGAAGATCACTTGCTTGACGCTGTCGGGCATGGGCACATAGTCCAGGTCACCGGCTGTCTTGTCGCCGCTCTTGTAGGCCCATTCGAAGAACTTCAACGAGGTGGCGGCCTGCACGGGCTTGTCCTGCACCTTGTGCATCAGGATGAAGGTGGCGGAAGTGATCGGCCATGCATCCTTGCCGGGCTGTTCGGTCAGGATCTGATAGAAGCTCTTGGCCCAGTCAGCACCCGCAGCCGCTGCCTTGAAAGTGGCGTCGTCCGGCGAGACAAAGTTGCCGTCCTTGTTCTGCAGTTGGGTGTAGATCATCTTGTTCTGCTTCACATAGGCGTACTCGACGTAGCCGATGGAGTTGGGCAGGCGGCCCACGAAAGCGGCAACGCCTTCGTTGCCCTTGCCACCCGCACCGGTAGGCCAGTTCACCGCAGTGCCTTCACCGATCTTTTCCTTCCACTCGGGGTTCACCTTCGACAGATAGTTGGTGAAGCCGAAGGTCGTGCCCGAGCCGTCGGCGCGACGCACCGGAGCGATGGCTGCGTCAGGCAGGTTCACGCCGGGGTTCAGCGCCTTGATGGCGGCATCGTTCCAGTTGGTGATCTTGCCCAGATAGATGTCGCCCAGCACCTTGCCGGAGAGCTTGAGTTGGCCTGGAGCGATGCCCTTGATGTTCACGACCGGCACGATGCCGCCGATCACGGTGGGGAACTGCATCAGGCCCTTCTTCTGCAATTCATCATCCTTCAGGGGAGCGTCCGAAGCGCCGAAGTCGATGGTCTTGGCTTCGATCTGCTTGAGACCAGCGCCCGAACCGACAGACTGGTAGTTGATCTTGACACCGGTTGCCTTGTTGTAGTCGGCGGCCCACTTGGAATACAGCGGTGCCGGGAAGCTGGCACCAGCGCCTGTTGCTTCGCTCTGTGCCATTGCGGAGGAGAACGCACCCAT includes:
- the phoB gene encoding phosphate regulon transcriptional regulator PhoB, giving the protein MKKLPRVLIVEDESAIAELVAVNLRHNGFQPIWAEDGDSAQRELDAVLPDVILLDWMLPGQSGLQLARKWRADPRTKPIPILMLTARGDEPDKVAGLDAGADDYITKPFSTQELLARIRAVLRRRAPEQVSDSVSIGELTLDAGTYRVSYQGQGLKVGPTEFKLLHFLMKHSERVHSRAQLLDKVWGDHVFIEERTVDVHVKRLREALGGASTMIETVRGAGYRLTAQPPALMQA
- the pstS gene encoding phosphate ABC transporter substrate-binding protein PstS; this encodes MTMSAIRVLVSGLVAMGAFSSAMAQSEATGAGASFPAPLYSKWAADYNKATGVKINYQSVGSGAGLKQIEAKTIDFGASDAPLKDDELQKKGLMQFPTVIGGIVPVVNIKGIAPGQLKLSGKVLGDIYLGKITNWNDAAIKALNPGVNLPDAAIAPVRRADGSGTTFGFTNYLSKVNPEWKEKIGEGTAVNWPTGAGGKGNEGVAAFVGRLPNSIGYVEYAYVKQNKMIYTQLQNKDGNFVSPDDATFKAAAAGADWAKSFYQILTEQPGKDAWPITSATFILMHKVQDKPVQAATSLKFFEWAYKSGDKTAGDLDYVPMPDSVKQVIFKAWADIKDASGKSIEVK
- the pstB gene encoding phosphate ABC transporter ATP-binding protein PstB, with the translated sequence MAPIKNSLSANTSKITVRNLNFYYGKFHALKGINLEIPENKVTAFIGPSGCGKSTLLRTFNRMFELYPEQRAEGEIILDGENLLTSKQDVALIRAKVGMVFQKPTPFPMSIYDNIAFGVKLFESLNATDMDERVEWALRKAALWTEVKDKLHQSGSGLSGGQQQRLCIARGIAIKPEVLLLDEPCSALDPISTAKVEELIAELKNDYTVVIVTHNMQQAARCSDYTAYMYLGDLVEFGDTEQMFFKPQRKETEDYITGRFG
- the pstA gene encoding phosphate ABC transporter permease PstA, encoding MNTTATSAKLIAAQDIANVRAARFARRNRVNQIALALSLAAMAFGVFWLVWILWETLRLGIGGLSMTLFTEMTPPPNDEGGIANAIFGSVVMVGLATFVGTPIGIMAGVYLAEYDPRGWLASVTRFVNDILLSAPSIVIGLFVYAIVVARFKSFSAYAGILALALIVIPVVIRTTENMLVLVPSSLREAAYALGTPKWKVITMVTLRAARAGVITGVLLAVARIAGETAPLLFTALNNQFWNGDLGKPMASLPVTIFKFAMSPYENWQHLAWAGVFLITLAVLGLNILARFVTRQK
- the pstC gene encoding phosphate ABC transporter permease PstC, with translation MSRKSPPPRRPPLSGALVDRIFGWCARGAALLTLMLLIGILISLVHGAWPSITKYGLGFLTSSVWDPVNNEYGGLVMIYGTLATSAIALLIAVPVSFGIALFLTELSPAWLKRPLGTAIELLAAVPSIVYGMWGLMVFGPILATYVQMPLQKMFNGVPFFGALVSGPPVGIGILSAGIILAIMIIPFIASVMRDVFEVTPALLKESAYGLGSTTWEVVWKVVLPYTKAGVLGGVMLGLGRALGETMAVTFVIGNMNQLNSLSVFEAANSITSALANEFAEAGEGLHQASLIYLGLVLFFITFVVLTLSKLLLNRLKKSEGARS
- the phoU gene encoding phosphate signaling complex protein PhoU is translated as MPDKHLSSQFDSELNSVSSRVMELGGLVESQIRQAIYALSHFSIEAVQQVEAIEQRVNSMEVEIDHELSSIIARRQPTARDLRLLIAFSKAIANLERMGDEATRMARMVRSIIESGSARSLPSSDLRMAADLASGLLRKALDAFARLDTKAALDILKEDDLIDKEFDGFVRKLVTYMMEDPRMISPSLDLLFLAKAIERIGDHSKNVAELIIYLVKGKDVRHTAMDEIESTVG